The genomic DNA TCACTTTTTTACTCTTCAACTAAATTCACAATTCACTTTTTTTTTATTCAAAGAACCTTGTCAAGAAATAATTTTTTTTTTTATCAGGGATCGGCTAAAAAGCCGATCCCTTCAAAATTTAATTAATTATTTGCTGTGACAACATAGTATTTTTGAGCACCGGCAGCTTCACCGTAAGTACCTGATGTATTACCAGTTTCTTCTAATGTCCAACCAGCTGGGAATGCTGCGTAAGGATCAGCACTGCTGTAAACATTATAAGTTAAGCCAGCTTCAACAGTCCAGGTAACTTCTACATCATCTCTGGTATTAGTTACTGTAATAGCGACTCCGGTTGGAGGATCAGGTTGACCGCCTGTGCAAGTTACGGTTAATTCGTAGGCGTTTCCTTCCCATTGGCCGCAGGGCCAGTTGTAATAATCACTCGGTCCAACCCAGATAATGTAATTACCACTTGGTCCTGGAGTATCGATTACAAGTTGACCAGGTGTACAACGAGCACCGGTTGTATATTGATAGAATGCAGTTGCGGGACAGGTAATTGTTCCCCAGCCGCCGCTGTCTTCAACCATTCCCATAACCCAGGAAATATCGGAATAGATATCCAAGGTTATGGTAGAACCAGCTTCCAGATAAATATCATACCAGTCAGTATCTCTGGTACCGCCATCTGCCCACATATTTCCGCAGACAGTAGTATTACATTGGAGCGGAGTAAAGTATTCTGTTCCAGCCGGCATATTACAGCCGCCGTTCACATCCGTACCGCAAGGTTCTCCTTCGTTATCCACACAATCTACGCAGGGAACTGCACAAGGATCATCTGCACATACTGCTGGACTTGCATGGAAAGCATTCCAGGCTTCAGCACAATCTGCAGGAAGGACACCATCTGTACATGTCGGATTCAGAGGATCCGTATAATCACAGCAAGCTCCAAATTCAAAGCATTCAAAGAAATCTACCTGATAAGGACCACTGTAAGAACTAAAACCTTCGACCACACCATAGTAAGTTCCGGGAGTTAAAGAATAACAATCTATTGTCGAAAGAGTACCGCTAAATCCTGAACAATTATCATCATTAGAGGTAATTTCAGTAACGCAGTCATCAGCAATCAATCTGATGTAAGTATCAAAAGTACTTCCTGCATTACAGGTAGTCATGGTATAATCACCGGCGTGATCGATTGTCCATTCATACCAGACATCAGGAGAAGCATTCCCGATCGTATCGGTGAATAAACTGGAGTCATCGGAATGTGAATATGGTAATGGACCTACAATATACGGATTGGAGCAGGCATCACCTTGAGCATAAGTAAATCCTGTTCCGATAAGAGGAATATTGGTTGTAAGCCTTCCTACATCATGTGTAATAACTAAATCAGCAGATTTTGCTCCATCTGTAGTCGGACAGAATCTGACCTCGATTGTAGCATTGGGCGGAAGAGCACATGGAGCAGGATTGTTCTGGATTTGGAATTCACCAGGATTAGCGCCACCGAGAGCAATATTTGAAACATTGATCGTTCCGGTACCACCATTACTGAGAGTAAAGGTTATCCAGCCTGAACAACTTCCTGTATTAACTGTCCCGTAATCATATGAAGATGGAGCTGCAATTAATACAGGTACAGTTGCAGTAAAACCAAATCTTGTCTGAGGTCTTTCTTCCGGATTTGTTTCCCAGGGATCAGAACAACCGGCAGTATTATCATTATAAGCCTGGGAATGCATACCTGTATAAACATCATAATAAACTGTTGAGTTAGAAGTATAAGAGTCATTATCAAAGCATACTTCTACCACGATATTACTTGTTCCATCCCAGGTAAAGGAAGTAGTAATGTCATTCCAGCCGGCAGCAGCAGTCCAGGTTCCGGAATATTGATTGGTCAATGTAGCTACTGACCAACCAGCAGGCATTGTTGTTTCAGTTGTATGACCCATACTGAGATTGAAGCCATTCATGACCTGAGTAGAAGCAGCACCAACATTAAAGCCGACGCTGTTAATTAGTCCGGCAGAGAGACCGGCTGCACTAAGTTCAGCAGCAGTATACAACATCTGGTTCCTGCCATCATGATAATATGTTCCAAAAGGCGTGATGTCAGTATCGTAAGCACCTGATAAACTTGCACCGGCTCCAACCGTAGCATAAGCTCTGTCGATTTCCGGTCTGGGATTATACGCTTCGGGACCATAAGGTCTTGGAGGAGCTTTTGTTTCTTTCTGGATTTCCTTTACATTACCTGTTGATAATCCAATATCTTTGGCAGAAAGGCTGAAAACAAAAAGCACCACAAATAAAATAAGAATCAATTTTTTCATAATTTTCTCCTTTGAATTTTTTTTCTTTTCTTTAATACATTTAATTTCGACATTAACGATTTAACAAATGAATTGCGATAGTAACGATCAAACTTGTTTTAATTTCGACATTAACATTCTCATCATAAAATCATAACCTAACTTTTTTTAAATCACTTATACACTTTTCAATGACCGGAACGAATTGATTCTACATTCGCTCATTGCCAATAACTTTTAAATCCCTAAATCCTGTCAAATACTTTTTTATAAAAACTTTTGTTTTTATTATTTCAGCTCAGATAACTCTTTATATAAATTGATTTTCAGAATTATCAATAATTTACATTTCCTGCTTCATTGATAAACCATCGAATTTATTCGATGGAGAAACTTAACAAATCGACTTTTGTCGGTGATCTTCCGAATAAATTCGGATTTGCTTATTGATTTTATTGCCATTCAATGAATTGAATGGTTTGAACAGCAATGACGATCTTATCTCACCTGAACTTGAATTTTAGAAAACAAGAAGAGTTATCAGTGAATTATTCTTCTGAAACGAATTGCGAAATGTTAGTTAGTAAACATTTTCCACTTCAATTTCAGAGGGTAACTTAATGTATCGGAATTTCAAAATTAGCCACAGAGATCACAGAGATTTTTTATTTTGCATTTCAATTTTCTGAATTCCCGTTTCCTTTTCCTGTTTCCAATTATATTTTTGATCAATTTACAAAGTTATGTTCTTAAAAAGAAGCAAGATAGAATTGGCATTGATTGACTTCGATGAGATTGTTGTTTTAAATTGAAAATCAACAGAAACTCTGTAACGGAAAAAATATGAATAGCCACGAGATAAATCTCGTGGCTATTCAGCTGTGATGCAAAGTACTGGAATTATGATTCTTTATCCTGAGGAATTTTATCGACTAAAATAAAGTGGGAAATGTCAGTTAATAATTTATCAATCTGTTATGGCAATGATGGAAATTCCTGTTTCTGTCATTTTCAGGATAGTAGAAATATCTTTTTTCTGAATTCCGGAAATTTTCTGATTCCATTCAGGATGTAAAATAATCCCTTTTTAAAACTAAAAAAGAATACATTTGAGACAAAAAAGAGTTGGTTAAGTGTTTATAGTTATTCGTTTTCCTGAGCAGTTTTCAAATGTTCATAAGCTCTATTCTTTTGAGAACTCCAGATGGAGATGGATTTTTCAAAATATTCTATGGCTTTCGGATATTCCTTCTTTAATAAATAATGATAGCCTATCTGACCATATTTATCCGCGATCTGCTGGTTATTTTTTAGATAGAAATTATTAAAGACAATGTTATCATATTTCTGCATAACATCCTCGGTTGCACCTATTTCCACTAATTTTTTCAGAACTTCGACAAGTTCAGGCATCTCGGAATAAATACGGATAGCCCGTTTAATGCTGCCGAGATAAAATGATTTTAAATTATGCAGGACTAAACCTTTCTCAATGTTTTCCACAGCTTCATCAAATTCATTTAATCCCCACAAAAAATCACCCAGATCAAAATATGCGTATTTTGGATAAGGATGCAGTTCTATCGCTTTTTGAAATGCCTTTTTTGCTTCTTCGATGTTAAAACCCTTGTAAACCTGAGCCAGATTCAGATAAACAAGATAATCTTCCTTTGGATCTTTATCGAGAGCAGTTTTCAGAGAATTGATGGCTTTCTCTTTTTCACCCAATTTTGCATAAGAAATTCCTAAATTGATATAAGGTTCACAGAAATCCGGTGATAATTCAATTGCTTTCCGGAAGTTAGGGATCGCTCGAGAGAGGTCATTTGCC from Candidatus Cloacimonadota bacterium includes the following:
- a CDS encoding choice-of-anchor D domain-containing protein; this translates as MKKLILILFVVLFVFSLSAKDIGLSTGNVKEIQKETKAPPRPYGPEAYNPRPEIDRAYATVGAGASLSGAYDTDITPFGTYYHDGRNQMLYTAAELSAAGLSAGLINSVGFNVGAASTQVMNGFNLSMGHTTETTMPAGWSVATLTNQYSGTWTAAAGWNDITTSFTWDGTSNIVVEVCFDNDSYTSNSTVYYDVYTGMHSQAYNDNTAGCSDPWETNPEERPQTRFGFTATVPVLIAAPSSYDYGTVNTGSCSGWITFTLSNGGTGTINVSNIALGGANPGEFQIQNNPAPCALPPNATIEVRFCPTTDGAKSADLVITHDVGRLTTNIPLIGTGFTYAQGDACSNPYIVGPLPYSHSDDSSLFTDTIGNASPDVWYEWTIDHAGDYTMTTCNAGSTFDTYIRLIADDCVTEITSNDDNCSGFSGTLSTIDCYSLTPGTYYGVVEGFSSYSGPYQVDFFECFEFGACCDYTDPLNPTCTDGVLPADCAEAWNAFHASPAVCADDPCAVPCVDCVDNEGEPCGTDVNGGCNMPAGTEYFTPLQCNTTVCGNMWADGGTRDTDWYDIYLEAGSTITLDIYSDISWVMGMVEDSGGWGTITCPATAFYQYTTGARCTPGQLVIDTPGPSGNYIIWVGPSDYYNWPCGQWEGNAYELTVTCTGGQPDPPTGVAITVTNTRDDVEVTWTVEAGLTYNVYSSADPYAAFPAGWTLEETGNTSGTYGEAAGAQKYYVVTANN
- a CDS encoding tetratricopeptide repeat protein, with amino-acid sequence MKNKKNKIPADPVANTTDPIVITTESKIITSALFLVICLLFLVIFLGETRSEKFMEQKESGKSAEAGNLYNVAMQYYRANDLSRAIPNFRKAIELSPDFCEPYINLGISYAKLGEKEKAINSLKTALDKDPKEDYLVYLNLAQVYKGFNIEEAKKAFQKAIELHPYPKYAYFDLGDFLWGLNEFDEAVENIEKGLVLHNLKSFYLGSIKRAIRIYSEMPELVEVLKKLVEIGATEDVMQKYDNIVFNNFYLKNNQQIADKYGQIGYHYLLKKEYPKAIEYFEKSISIWSSQKNRAYEHLKTAQENE